One part of the Botrytis cinerea B05.10 chromosome 8, complete sequence genome encodes these proteins:
- the Bcbud14 gene encoding Bcbud14 yields the protein MTRPEIIRADSIDLQDQNAPSAQDHTKKHANTAPLGTGPPAPHQAEALRDVAAEVADEQHRSPRVSREWANGEGQMIQDYTSDDSAAGGDAAMNGNSQQDDLAIAQNGGLSGSGGEDGDMADAEGDDSMDDDMMDKISSSPSIDDEDIDFEFVYALHTFVATVEGQANATKGDTMVLLDDSNSYWWLVRVVKDSSIGYLPAEHIETPTERLARLNKHRNIDLTSAMLGDQAEKSKNPLKKAIRRRNAKTVTFTAPTYVEASDVDYSSDEDDGDGGFYGQQEQQAEQQEQTVDDDEIVAIEPLKPRNELREVKSESPERDNSLAKSSLDTTRSSDEILEGKTEGSKSRNGTLRNTDSFFKDDTVETRKITLTPNLLRDDSSTSTRTSNDSEKLKQRPSLDRIEKDLVSDKTKDKKDKKEKKDKEKKPGMLSGLFKRKDKKSKHQDDDLEDSMASSKHSGENRASSPSPSKDSDLASVEESSPEAQKQPGKLQKQPRPETSPSRKQSSREARSIEPQLATISERAIAADSAPGLSLRLVQPEPQTAAPDQQESPSSPTVPSPKSPGPISKMLHSAISSSSEPKPVKAKKAKARVELDDFDSTSEESEAEEPLHSPVEQAQRPIPGSFPDSYTATPATENRDAMEERLSESPVQVSPITPTNSHPPALMVDTSSQEEPPSPMSSSHSPSPELIDADDVKKGPGSSTTSASTPTWSDSHLRTFFDDDTDIRDLLVVVYDKSGVVPAGSDHPVVGNLFKEENAKLADITNRLDGMLGDWLARKMRTQSSR from the exons ATGACGCGCCCGGAAATCATTCGCGCTG ATTCAATTGACCTTCAGGACCAAAATGCCCCATCGGCGCAAGACCATACGAAGAAACATGCAAACACAGCACCGTTGGGCACTGGGCCGCCTGCTCCACACCAGGCCGAAGCATTGCGGGATGTCGCAGCAGAAGTCGCAGACGAACAACATAGAAGTCCAAGAGTTTCAAGAGAATGGGCCAATGGCGAAGGGCAAATGATACAAGACTATACGAGTGACGATTCGGCTGCTGGAGGCGACGCTGCAATGAATGGAAACAGTCAACAAGATGATTTGGCAATTGCTCAGAATGGCGGGTTGTCAGGCTCTGGGGGCGAGGATGGAGATATGGCGGACGCTGAGGGAGATGATAGCATGGATGATGACATGATGGACAAGATCTCAAGCTCCCCGTCAATCGACGATG AGGACATCGATTTCGAATTCGTCTACGCGCTTCATACTTTCGTCGCTACAGTGGAAGGCCAAGCCAATGCAACTAAAGGAGACACAATGGTTTTGCTAGACGACAGTAACAGCTATTGGTGGCTCGTCAGGGTAGTGAAGGATAGCAGCATAG GTTACTTACCAGCAGAACATATCGAGACGCCCACTGAAAGATTAGCACGACTTAACAAGCATAGGAATATTGAT CTTACATCGGCCATGTTGGGAGATCAAGCAGAGAAGTCAAAGAACCCCCTGAAGAAAGCAATCCGTCGAAGAAATGCCAAAACTGTGACATTTACCGCGCCGACATATGTTGAGGCTTCAGATGTTGACTACTCttctgatgaagatgacggCGATGGGGGATTTTACGGGCAACAAGAACAACAGGCTGAACAGCAAGAGCAGACcgtcgatgatgatgaaattgttgCAATAGAGCCACTCAAACCGCGCAATGAACTTCGCGAAGTCAAATCTGAAAGTCCAGAACGTGATAATTCACTCGCTAAATCCAGCTTGGACACAACTCGAAGCAGTGACGAGATTCTTGAAGGGAAGACTGAAGGTAGCAAATCTAGAAATGGTACTCTACGAAACACGgattcattcttcaaagaCGATACAGTGGAAACTCGAAAAATTACACTTACGCCAAATCTACTTCGCGATGATTCTAGCACTTCCACTCGGACATCTAATGATTCGGAGAAATTGAAGCAGAGGCCGAGCCTCGATAGAATTGAGAAAGATCTTGTGTCAGACAAAACTAAGGATAAGAAAGacaagaaggagaagaaagacaaggagaagaaaccaGGAATGCTTAGCGGGCTTTTCAAACGAAAAGACAAGAAATCGAAGCACCAAGATGATGACCTCGAAGATTCAATGGCATCAAGCAAACATTCAGGCGAGAACCGtgcatcatctccatcccctaGCAAGGACTCGGATCTCGCATCGGTCGAAGAATCGAGCCCAGAAGCGCAAAAGCAGCCCGGCAAGTTACAGAAACAACCGCGACCAGAAACATCACCAAGTCGAAAGCAGAGCTCGAGGGAAGCAAGGTCGATAGAACCTCAACTTGCAACGATTTCCGAGCGTGCAATCGCAGCTGATTCGGCGCCAGGGCTTTCGTTGCGCTTGGTACAGCCTGAGCCACAAACAGCGGCCCCAGACCAACAGGAAAGTCCCAGCTCACCCACAGTTCCGAGTCCCAAGTCACCCGGGCCAATATCCAAGATGTTACATTCCGCAATTTCTAGCAGTTCAGAGCCAAAACCTGTCAAAGCCAAGAAGGCAAAGGCCCGAGTCGAATTGGATGACTTTGATTCAACTTCTGAAGAGTCCGAAGCTGAAGAGCCTCTTCATTCTCCAGTTGAACAGGCTCAACGACCTATTCCGGGTAGCTTCCCCGATAGTTATACCGCAACTCCTGCAACGGAGAATCGTGATGCCATGGAAGAGAGACTGTCGGAATCCCCAGTACAAGTTTCTCCGATCACACCGACGAATTCCCATCCACCAGCACTCATGGTCGATACGTCCAGTCAAGAAGAGCCACCATCACCTATGTCGTCATCGCATTCACCTTCACCTGAACTTATCGATGCAGATGATGTTAAGAAAGGCCCTGGGAGCTCTACTACTTCAGCCTCGACACCTACATGGAGTGACTCGCATCTTAGGACATTTTTTGACGATGACACAGATATCCGAGATCTACTAGTTGTTGTCTACGACAAATCAGGAGTAGTACCAGCAGGATCGGATCACCCAGTTGTGGGTAACCTtttcaaagaagagaatgccAAATTGGCGGATATAACTAAC CGCTTGGATGGAATGCTTGGTGATTGGTTAGCTCGCAAAATGAGGACACAATCCTCAAGATGA
- the Bcbud14 gene encoding Bcbud14 translates to MTRPEIIRADSIDLQDQNAPSAQDHTKKHANTAPLGTGPPAPHQAEALRDVAAEVADEQHRSPRVSREWANGEGQMIQDYTSDDSAAGGDAAMNGNSQQDDLAIAQNGGLSGSGGEDGDMADAEGDDSMDDDMMDKISSSPSIDDGGYSLPKIWPSRSDSLSRASSSSFSQACGESSSPFVEPPTFFPLQPMSGQLDMDLSQVAHEIQYHHHHLGEYLDRANSTTSNYDTDAPIPVTPEKYGPCVEKHGQDYNEEYFHDQLIAMHDSDQDIAQTSAFDPYDYDEAMTIPYESSEDEEGQHYEDDEDDDDDNDDIPYAADSRFVDSGWGGECLQESEDIDFEFVYALHTFVATVEGQANATKGDTMVLLDDSNSYWWLVRVVKDSSIGYLPAEHIETPTERLARLNKHRNIDLTSAMLGDQAEKSKNPLKKAIRRRNAKTVTFTAPTYVEASDVDYSSDEDDGDGGFYGQQEQQAEQQEQTVDDDEIVAIEPLKPRNELREVKSESPERDNSLAKSSLDTTRSSDEILEGKTEGSKSRNGTLRNTDSFFKDDTVETRKITLTPNLLRDDSSTSTRTSNDSEKLKQRPSLDRIEKDLVSDKTKDKKDKKEKKDKEKKPGMLSGLFKRKDKKSKHQDDDLEDSMASSKHSGENRASSPSPSKDSDLASVEESSPEAQKQPGKLQKQPRPETSPSRKQSSREARSIEPQLATISERAIAADSAPGLSLRLVQPEPQTAAPDQQESPSSPTVPSPKSPGPISKMLHSAISSSSEPKPVKAKKAKARVELDDFDSTSEESEAEEPLHSPVEQAQRPIPGSFPDSYTATPATENRDAMEERLSESPVQVSPITPTNSHPPALMVDTSSQEEPPSPMSSSHSPSPELIDADDVKKGPGSSTTSASTPTWSDSHLRTFFDDDTDIRDLLVVVYDKSGVVPAGSDHPVVGNLFKEENAKLADITNRLDGMLGDWLARKMRTQSSR, encoded by the exons ATGACGCGCCCGGAAATCATTCGCGCTG ATTCAATTGACCTTCAGGACCAAAATGCCCCATCGGCGCAAGACCATACGAAGAAACATGCAAACACAGCACCGTTGGGCACTGGGCCGCCTGCTCCACACCAGGCCGAAGCATTGCGGGATGTCGCAGCAGAAGTCGCAGACGAACAACATAGAAGTCCAAGAGTTTCAAGAGAATGGGCCAATGGCGAAGGGCAAATGATACAAGACTATACGAGTGACGATTCGGCTGCTGGAGGCGACGCTGCAATGAATGGAAACAGTCAACAAGATGATTTGGCAATTGCTCAGAATGGCGGGTTGTCAGGCTCTGGGGGCGAGGATGGAGATATGGCGGACGCTGAGGGAGATGATAGCATGGATGATGACATGATGGACAAGATCTCAAGCTCCCCGTCAATCGACGATGGTGGGTATTCTCTTCCAAAAATTTGGCCTTCTAGGTCCGACTCCCTTTCCCGGGCAAGCTCCTCGTCGTTCTCACAAGCGTGCGGCGAAAGTTCATCCCCTTTCGTGGAGCCACCCACTTTCTTTCCATTACAACCTATGAGCGGCCAGCTAGATATGGACCTGAGCCAGGTGGCTCAcgaaattcaatatcatcatcatcatctagGTGAGTATCTCGACCGGGCAAATAGTACTACGTCGAATTACGACACCGATGCGCCCATACCAGTGACCCCGGAAAAGTATGGACCTTGCGTGGAGAAACACGGCCAAGACTATAATGAAGAGTATTTCCATGACCAGCTCATAGCAATGCATGATTCGGACCAGGATATTGCGCAAACTTCGGCTTTCGATCCTTACGACTACGACGAGGCAATGACCATACCATACGAAAGTTCCGAAGACGAAGAGGGCCAACATtacgaggatgatgaggatgatgatgatgataatgatgatattccATATGCTGCTGACTCTAGATTTGTTGATTCCGGATGGGGTGGAGAGTGCTTACAAGAATCAGAGGACATCGATTTCGAATTCGTCTACGCGCTTCATACTTTCGTCGCTACAGTGGAAGGCCAAGCCAATGCAACTAAAGGAGACACAATGGTTTTGCTAGACGACAGTAACAGCTATTGGTGGCTCGTCAGGGTAGTGAAGGATAGCAGCATAG GTTACTTACCAGCAGAACATATCGAGACGCCCACTGAAAGATTAGCACGACTTAACAAGCATAGGAATATTGAT CTTACATCGGCCATGTTGGGAGATCAAGCAGAGAAGTCAAAGAACCCCCTGAAGAAAGCAATCCGTCGAAGAAATGCCAAAACTGTGACATTTACCGCGCCGACATATGTTGAGGCTTCAGATGTTGACTACTCttctgatgaagatgacggCGATGGGGGATTTTACGGGCAACAAGAACAACAGGCTGAACAGCAAGAGCAGACcgtcgatgatgatgaaattgttgCAATAGAGCCACTCAAACCGCGCAATGAACTTCGCGAAGTCAAATCTGAAAGTCCAGAACGTGATAATTCACTCGCTAAATCCAGCTTGGACACAACTCGAAGCAGTGACGAGATTCTTGAAGGGAAGACTGAAGGTAGCAAATCTAGAAATGGTACTCTACGAAACACGgattcattcttcaaagaCGATACAGTGGAAACTCGAAAAATTACACTTACGCCAAATCTACTTCGCGATGATTCTAGCACTTCCACTCGGACATCTAATGATTCGGAGAAATTGAAGCAGAGGCCGAGCCTCGATAGAATTGAGAAAGATCTTGTGTCAGACAAAACTAAGGATAAGAAAGacaagaaggagaagaaagacaaggagaagaaaccaGGAATGCTTAGCGGGCTTTTCAAACGAAAAGACAAGAAATCGAAGCACCAAGATGATGACCTCGAAGATTCAATGGCATCAAGCAAACATTCAGGCGAGAACCGtgcatcatctccatcccctaGCAAGGACTCGGATCTCGCATCGGTCGAAGAATCGAGCCCAGAAGCGCAAAAGCAGCCCGGCAAGTTACAGAAACAACCGCGACCAGAAACATCACCAAGTCGAAAGCAGAGCTCGAGGGAAGCAAGGTCGATAGAACCTCAACTTGCAACGATTTCCGAGCGTGCAATCGCAGCTGATTCGGCGCCAGGGCTTTCGTTGCGCTTGGTACAGCCTGAGCCACAAACAGCGGCCCCAGACCAACAGGAAAGTCCCAGCTCACCCACAGTTCCGAGTCCCAAGTCACCCGGGCCAATATCCAAGATGTTACATTCCGCAATTTCTAGCAGTTCAGAGCCAAAACCTGTCAAAGCCAAGAAGGCAAAGGCCCGAGTCGAATTGGATGACTTTGATTCAACTTCTGAAGAGTCCGAAGCTGAAGAGCCTCTTCATTCTCCAGTTGAACAGGCTCAACGACCTATTCCGGGTAGCTTCCCCGATAGTTATACCGCAACTCCTGCAACGGAGAATCGTGATGCCATGGAAGAGAGACTGTCGGAATCCCCAGTACAAGTTTCTCCGATCACACCGACGAATTCCCATCCACCAGCACTCATGGTCGATACGTCCAGTCAAGAAGAGCCACCATCACCTATGTCGTCATCGCATTCACCTTCACCTGAACTTATCGATGCAGATGATGTTAAGAAAGGCCCTGGGAGCTCTACTACTTCAGCCTCGACACCTACATGGAGTGACTCGCATCTTAGGACATTTTTTGACGATGACACAGATATCCGAGATCTACTAGTTGTTGTCTACGACAAATCAGGAGTAGTACCAGCAGGATCGGATCACCCAGTTGTGGGTAACCTtttcaaagaagagaatgccAAATTGGCGGATATAACTAAC CGCTTGGATGGAATGCTTGGTGATTGGTTAGCTCGCAAAATGAGGACACAATCCTCAAGATGA
- the Bcste50 gene encoding Bcste50: MAFESGTAYPESDADDEYERSVHNSSPVLANDSEDSDGLSSSEHTPTTYGNHGIMDSLPDAIITDWTADDCADFVGSLGLRQYGDQFLENEIVGEALVALQHTDLKEMGIASVGHRLTILKSVYDIKIKQDVPIESDHYVPLSADAEAQYATATLKDIKNLVEQLRLRDERMSIAEMELRRLTSEYTRLREDLLPVFRMHKEGQPLPYHPPGTNNQSPYSYDNNNTISPPAPTPSSSQSGGLSRKFSTKKLFLESTPKNASPTFNLQSSQDRSMMEHALDPANAAERAVLSSSHLNAMNNGSQSLSPGQPSPNQPSPTSPPSHMSGSTLASRSYRSDQQPTPGRSNFPQNDNDQYPPSTYSRDSTKPAPSRRAQTPALEPPSGGGGASVEIFKSFRVSMEDPCYKVLPAALKKYNINAPWEQYALYIVYGDKERCLGMEEKPLILFKQLDKEGKKPMFMLRKISPNTEPGIQDVPGSAGLDGRNGGRGGNNSIYDPPGGII; the protein is encoded by the exons ATGGCATTCGAGTCCGGCACAGCATATCCGGAATCCGATGCAGACGACGAGTACGAGAGAAGTGTGCATAACAGTTCCCCAGTCCTCGCCAACGATTCAGAGGATTCCGATGGCCTTTCTTCCAGCGAACACACCCCAACTACATATGGTAACCATGGCATCATGGATTCTTTACCAGATGCCATCATAACGGACTGGACTGCAGATGATTGCGCCGATTTTGTAGGTAGTCTGGGACTGCGGCAGTATGGCGATCAATTCTTAG AAAACGAAATTGTTGGGGAAGCATTGGTAGCATTACAACACACCGACCTAAAGGAGATGGGAATAGCAAGTGTGGGACATCGACTCACGATTCTTAAGAGCGTCTACGACATCAAGATTAAGCAAGATGTGCCTATTGAGAGTGACCACTATGTGCCACTTT CAGCGGATGCCGAGGCCCAGTATGCCACTGCGACactcaaagatatcaaaaacctGGTCGAACAACTAAGATTACGAGACGAACGAATGAGCATTGCAGAGATGGAATTACGAAGGCTGACTTCTGAGTACACTCGATTGAGGGAAGATCTCTTACCGGTATTTCGAATGCATAAGGAGGGGCAGCCGCTACCTTACCACCCTCCTGGGACCAACAATCAAAGCCCATATTCTTACGATAATAACAATACGATATCACCTCCCGCACCTACACCCTCTTCAAGTCAATCAGGAGGACTCTCGCGAAAGTTCTCAACAAAAAAGCTGTTTCTAGAATCAACGCCAAAGAATGCATCTCCTACATTTAATTTACAATCTAGCCAGGATAGATCTATGATGGAACACGCTCTCGATCCTGCAAATGCTGCCGAGCGGGCAgtcctctcttcctcacaCCTTAATGCTATGAATAACGGCTCTCAATCACTGTCACCTGGACAACCTTCGCCCAATCAACCCTCCCCGActtcccctccttcccaTATGAGTGGATCCACTCTAGCCTCACGCTCGTACCGATCAGACCAACAACCGACACCAGGCCGCAGCAATTTCCCTCAAAACGATAACGACCAATATCCCCCATCGACATACTCTCGCGATAGTACCAAACCCGCGCCTTCACGGCGAGCCCAAACACCGGCTCTTGAACCACCTTCTGGTGGGGGTGGTGCCTCAGtcgaaatattcaaatcattccgCGTTAGCATGGAAGATCCGTGCTACAAGGTTTTACCTGCTGCATTAAAAAAATACAACATCAATGCACCTTGGGAACAATACGCTTTATACATCGTCTATGGGGATAAAGAAAGATGTTTGGGTATGGAAGAGAAACCGCTGATTCTATTTAAGCAATTGGacaaggaaggaaaaaagCCTATGTTTATGTTGAGGAAAATCAGCCCCAATACGGAACCTGGAATACAAGATGTCCCTGGAAGTGCAGGCCTAGATGGTAGAAATGGCGGGCGCGGTGGAAACAATTCCATATACGACCCTCCTGGCGGCATTATATGA
- the Bccdc48 gene encoding Bccdc48, with product MSAEPDHVEHKKKVNLNDASGAEHKGNDDIATAILKKKKKPNSLMVTDAINDDNSVIALSNNTMETLQLFRGDTVLVKGKKRKDTVLIVLADDDLDDGSARMNRVVRHNLRVKHGDVITVHPCPDIKYAKRIAVLPIADTVEGLTGSLFDVFLAPYFREAYRPVRQGDLFTVRGGMRQVEFKVVEVDPPEYGIVAQDTVIHCEGEPIQREDEEGNLNEVGYDDIGGCRKQMAQIREMVELPLRHPQLFKSIGIKPPRGVLMFGPPGTGKTLMARAVANETGAFFFLINGPEIMSKMAGESESNLRKAFEEAEKNSPAIIFIDEIDSIAPKRDKTNGEVERRVVSQLLTLMDGMKARSNVVVMAATNRPNSIDPALRRFGRFDREVDIGIPDPTGRLEILQIHTKNMKLGEDVDLEQIASETHGYVGSDVASLCSEAAMQQIREKMDLIDLDEDTIDAEVLDSLGVTMDNFRFALGVSNPSALREVAVVEVPNVRWDDIGGLEEVKRELIESVQYPVDHPEKFLKFGLSPSRGVLFYGPPGTGKTLLAKAVANECSANFISVKGPELLSMWFGESESNIRDIFDKARAAAPCVVFLDELDSIAKSRGGSNGDAGGASDRVVNQLLTEMDGMTSKKNVFVIGATNRPEQLDNALCRPGRLDTLVYVPLPNESSRAGILKAQLRKTPVADDVDLSYIASRTHGFSGADLGFITQRAVKLAIKESISLDIERRKALEAAGGDVDMEEEDVEDPVPKLTKAHFEEAMSQARRSVSDVEIRRYEAFAQSMKSSGPGAFFKFPEAGEAAEANGGGAAGFGDAGNDDSLYD from the exons ATGTCTGCTGAACCCGACCATGTCGAGCACAAGAAGAAGGTCAATCTCAA TGATGCATCTGGTGCTGAGCACAAAGGC AACGATGATATTGCAACCGCTATcttaaagaagaagaagaagccaaaTTCGTTGAT GGTTACTGATGCTATCAACGATGATAACTCTGTTATCGCTCTCTCTAACAATACTATGGAAACTTTACAATTGTTCCGTGGAGATACCGTTTTAGTTAAGGGAAAGAAACGCAAGGACACTGTTCTCATTGTTCTTGCTGATGACGATCTCGACGATGGAAGCGCACGTATGAACCGTGTTGTAAGACATAACCTCCGTGTTAAGCACGGTGACGTTATTACCGTTCACCCATGTCCGGATATCAAATAT GCCAAGCGCATTGCAGTCCTCCCTATCGCCGATACTGTCGAAGGTCTCACAGGATCTTTATTTGATGTTTTCTTAGCACCATATTTCCGCGAAGCCTACCGACCTGTACGACAAGGCGATCTTTTCACAGTTCGTGGTGGTATGAGACAAGTTGAATTCAAGGTTGTTGAGGTCGACCCTCCCGAGTACGGAATCGTGGCTCAAGATACAGTCATCCACTGCGAAGGAGAGCCCATCCAGCGTGAAGACGAGGAAGGCAATTTGAACGAGGTCGGATACGACGACATTGGAGGATGCAGAAAGCAAATGGCACAGATCAGAGAGATGGTTGAGTTGCCATTAAGACATCCCCAATTATTTAAGTCTATCGGTATCAAGCCTCCTCGTGGTGTTCTCATGTTTGGTCCACCAGGTACTGGTAAGACACTCATGGCTAGAGCCGTTGCAAACGAGACCGgtgctttctttttcttgatcaACGGACCCGAGATTATGTCAAAGATGGCCGGTGAATCCGAATCGAATTTGCGTAAGGCTTTCGAAGAGGCTGAGAAGAATTCCCCTGCGATCATCTTCATCGACGAGATCGACTCTATTGCACCAAAGCGTGACAAGACCAACGGAGAAGTCGAACGTCGTGTTGTCTCTCAATTGCTTACACTCATGGACGGCATGAAGGCTAGATCCAATGTTGTTGTCATGGCCGCCACAAACAGACCTAACTCCATCGATCCTGCTCTCCGTCGTTTCGGTCGTTTCGATCGTGAAGTCGACATTGGTATCCCTGATCCAACTGGTCGTCttgaaatccttcaaatccaCACCAAGAACATGAAGTTGGGCGAGGATGTTGATCTCGAGCAAATCGCCTCTGAGACTCACGGTTATGTCGGTTCTGATGTTGCCTCCCTCTGCTCCGAAGCTGCCATGCAGCAAATTCGTGAAAAGATGGATCTTATCGATCTTGATGAAGATACCATCGACGCCGAGGTTCTCGACTCCCTTGGTGTTACCATGGACAACTTCCGTTTCGCCCTCGGTGTCTCCAACCCATCTGCTCTTCGCGAAGTTGCAGTTGTCGAAGTTCCAAATGTTCGTTGGGACGACATCGGAGGATTGGAAGAGGTCAAGCGCGAGCTCATCGAGAGCGTGCAATACCCTGTCGATCACCCAGAGAAGTTCCTCAAGTTTGgtctttctccatctcgtGGTGTCTTGTTTTACGGTCCTCCTGGTACTGGTAAGACCTTGCTCGCCAAGGCTGTTGCCAACGAGTGTTCCGCCAACTTCATTTCAGTCAAGGGTCCAGAATTGCTGAGTATGTGGTTCGGTGAATCTGAGTCCAACATCAGAGATATTTTCGACAAGGCTCGTGCTGCCGCACCTTGTGTTGTTTTCCTCGATGAACTGGATTCTATTGCCAAGTCTCGTGGTGGATCTAACGGCGATGCTGGTGGAGCTTCTGACCGTGTTGTCAACCAACTTTTGACTG AAATGGATGGTATGACCTCGAAAAAGAACGTTTTCGTCATTGGTGCTACCAACAGACCTGAGCAACTTGACAACGCTCTTTGCAGACCTGGTCGTCTTGACACACTTGTCTACGTTCCACTTCCTAACGAGAGCTCTCGTGCTGGTATCTTGAAGGCACAACTCAGAAAGACCCCAGTCGCCGATGATGTTGATCTTAGCTACATCGCATCCCGTACTCACGGCTTCTCTGGTGCTGATTTGGGATTCATCACCCAACGTGCCGTCAAGCTCGCCATCAAAGAATCCATTTCTTTGGATATCGAACGCCGCAAGGCTCTTGAGGCTGCCGGTGGCGATGTTGAcatggaggaagaagatgttgaggaCCCAGTTCCAAAATTGACCAAGGCTCATTTCGAGGAGGCCATGTCACAAGCCAGACGATCCGTTTCTGATGTCGAAATCCGCCGATATGAGGCATTCGCTCAGAGCATGAAGAGCTCTGGGCCTGGAGCTTTCTTCAAGTTCCCAGAAGCTGGTGAGGCCGCTGAGGCTAACGGTGGAGGTGCTGCTGGATTCGGTGATGCTGGCAACGACGACAGTCTTTACGACTAA
- the Bcnde2 gene encoding Bcnde2, producing MMRLPASAVGLRTIAQRSYATSNRVLLSSARPNARVNANKTAISQIAQRTYADVAPVIVKKPKRFRFLRYSWRLTYLSLIGGAAYLGYEVWELRHPEEQFQPDPTKKNLVILGTGWGAVSLLKKLDTENYNVIVISPRNYFLFTPLLPSCTTGTVEHRSIMEPIRSITRHKKAAVKFYEAEATKIDPEKKTISINDNSDVKGASHTTEVSYDMLVVSVGAENATFGIPGVKENSCFLKEIGDAQAIRKKIMDCVETATFKDQSPEEVERLLHMVVVGGGPTGVEFAGELQDFFDQDIKKWVPEISDKFKVTLIEALPNVLPMFSKQLIEYTESTFKEEKITIKTKTAVKKVTDKTVEAEAIGPDGKKFTEVMPYGLLVWATGNAVRPVVRDLMAQIPAQKDSRRGLAVNEYLVVQGTKDIWATGDCAVAGYAPTAQVASQEGAFLARLFNTMAKTDTIEHEIQELSSSLNLGPGNAAQVAKDIEAHEKQLRRVKDIKPFHYTHQGSMAYIGSERAVADVSWLNGNFATGGNLTYLFWRSAYLSMCFSTRNRVLVVLDWLKSKAFGRDVSRE from the exons ATGATGAGGTTGCCGGCCTCAGCTGTTGGTCTTCGAACCATCGCTCAACGATCATATGCGACGTCAAATCGGGTCCTTCTCTCCAGTGCGCGACCCAATGCCAGAGTCAATGCCAACAAGACTGCAATCTCCCAAATTGCCCAACGCACTTACGCAGATGTCGCTCCTGTTATTGTGAAGAAGCCAAAGCGATTTAGATTCTTGAGATATAGTTGGCGTCTCACGTATTTGTCTTTGATCGGAGGAGCCGCTTATCTTGGATATGAAGTTTGGGAACTTCGACATCCAGAGGAGCAATTCCAGCCAGATCCAACCAAGAAAAACTTGGTCATTCTTG GTACTGGATGGGGTGCTGTGTCTCTTTTGAAGAAACTCGACACGGAAAACTACAATGTTATTGTTATCTCCCCACGAAACTACTTCCTGTTCACCCCTCTTTTGCCATCATGTACAACTGGTACCGTCGAGCACAGATCCATCATGGAGCCTATCAGAAGCATTACCAGACATAAGAAAGCTGCTGTTAAATTCTACGAAGCCGAAGCCACCAAAATCGACCCCGAGAAGAAGACTATCTCCATCAACGACAACTCTGATGTCAAAGGAGCTTCCCACACTACCGAGGTCTCATACGATATGTTGGTCGTCAGTGTTGGTGCAGAAAACGCAACTTTTGGAATTCCTGGTGTCAAAGAGAATTCTTGCTTTTTGAAGGAGATCGGTGACGCACAAGCAATCagaaagaagattatggACTGTGTAGAGACTGCCACTTTCAAGGACCAATCCCCAGAGGAAGTTGAACGTCTTTTGCACATGGTTGTCGTTGGCGGTGGACCTACTGGTGTTGAATTCGCTGGTGAACTTCAAGATTTCTTCGatcaagatatcaagaagtGGGTTCCAGAAATTAGCGACAAGTTCAAGGTTACTCTCATCGAAGCTCTTCCAAATGTTCTTCCTATGTTCTCCAAGCAATTGATCGAATACACCGAGTCAACTTTCAAGGAGGAGAAAATTACTATCAAGACTAAGACGGCCGTTAAGAAAGTCACTGATAAGACCGTCGAAGCCGAGGCCATTGGACCAGATGGAAAGAAGTTCACTGAGGTCATGCCTTACGGTCTCCTTGTTTGGGCCACCGGAAATGCCGTCCGCCCTGTTGTCAGGGACCTCATGGCACAAATCCCCGCTCAAAAAGACTCAAGGAGAGGTCTCGCCGTGAACGAGTATCTCGTTGTTCAAGGAACCAAGGACATCTGGGCCACTGGTGATTGCGCAGTTGCAGGATATGCACCAACAGCTCAAGTAGCATCACAAGAAGGAGCTTTCTTAGCCCGTCTCTTTAACACCATGGCAAAGACCGATACCATCGAACACGAAATCCAAGAGTTGAGTTCATCTTTGAACCTTGGGCCTGGAAACGCCGCCCAAGTTGCTAAGGATATTGAAGCGCATGAGAAGCAATTGAGAAGAGTTAAGGACATCAAGCCTTTCCACTACACACATCAAGGTTCCATGGCATACATTGGTAGTGAAAGAGCTGTTGCAGATGTTAGCTGGTTGAATGGTAACTTTGCTACCGGTGGTAATTTGACATACCTGTTCTGGAGAAGTGCATACTTGAGCATGTGTTTCAGCA CACGCAATCGTGTTTTGGTGGTCCTCGATTGGCTCAAGTCTAAGGCTTTCGGACGTGATGTTTCTAGAGAATAG